In Campylobacter showae, the genomic stretch GTAGTTTCGCTCAAATTTGAGAGAGATTTTTTGAGGCGTAAAATTTGAGCTCGCATGGATTTTGCCGCGAGTTTTTTTATCGGCGCGTCTCCTAGCTCGCCTTTAAAAAAGTCGCTTCCCTCGCGTAAAATTACCTCCCAGTCGCGCAAAATTTCGTTCGCTTCGTCGCTTTGTAGCTCGGCTTGGACGCTTTTGGCTAGGGTTTTGCTTAAAATTTCTAGCTCGCTAGCTAGCCCTTCAAAGCCTTTTTGTTTTTGTAAAAACTCGCAAAAAACGTCTATATCGCGCTTTTGGTTAGTTAGCTCGGCTAGTTTTTTAAAATTTAGCAGAAAATAGCAAGCCGTTTTTTGGTCAAAAACTGGAGTGAAAATTTTAAGTAAAGAGCGCGTTTTGCGCAAATTTATGCGGATCTGGTGCAGCGCCTCGGCATCGCTAGAGCTTGCGTACTCGCTCAGGTGTTTGTTTAGCGCCGTAAAAATCTGAAAAAATACCGTCCGCATCGCATCCATCGCGCCGATGTAGCTTGGTAAATTTAGCTCTAGCTCGGGGCTGTTTTGTAAAATCTCAATGCTCTTTTGTGCGTCAAATTCGCCCTGCGGCAGGCCAAAAAGCGCTAAATTTTTATTTTTATAGCGTTCGTCTTCCGTGACCTCGCTGATTACGTGCGCGGCGATAAACTCGGGCAGGCTAAACTCCGTCGCCTCGCGCTCGCCGCTAAACTCGGCCTCAAAAGTAACAAGCCCCTCTAAAGCGCCGTGAAAAATATCGACGTTGCAGGCAGCACCGTCAAGCTTAAATAAAAATCTCGTCTTTTTTATAGGAGCGGCGACCGCGTTTTTTAGGGCTTTTTTAAAGCTTTTGGCGTCCGTTTCGCTCTCATTTTCCTCGCGCGCTAGACCGACGCCTGATTTTTGCGTGATCGTAAAAACGCCAGAAGCCTCGCGAAATCTAATCTCCTCAAGCGGAGTGATTTTGACGTAAATTTGCGTCACATCTTTTTGCTGGACGTCGATGTCGCGGGCTTTTAGCTCGTTTATGACGGCGGCGTCACGCAGGATAAATTTACGCTCGATCTCTATCAAATTTCGCTCCTTAATATGAAAAATTGTATCAAAAGGTAGCTTAAAGTGTAAAATTTGCGTGCTTTTGCCGCCGCCCTTGCGACGCGAAATGATTTTTTAACGCAAATCACGCTAAAATCAGCTCAAATTTGAAAGGAGTTTGGATGAATAGAAAACTAAATTTTAGCGCGGGCCCTTC encodes the following:
- a CDS encoding CHAD domain-containing protein gives rise to the protein MIEIERKFILRDAAVINELKARDIDVQQKDVTQIYVKITPLEEIRFREASGVFTITQKSGVGLAREENESETDAKSFKKALKNAVAAPIKKTRFLFKLDGAACNVDIFHGALEGLVTFEAEFSGEREATEFSLPEFIAAHVISEVTEDERYKNKNLALFGLPQGEFDAQKSIEILQNSPELELNLPSYIGAMDAMRTVFFQIFTALNKHLSEYASSSDAEALHQIRINLRKTRSLLKIFTPVFDQKTACYFLLNFKKLAELTNQKRDIDVFCEFLQKQKGFEGLASELEILSKTLAKSVQAELQSDEANEILRDWEVILREGSDFFKGELGDAPIKKLAAKSMRAQILRLKKSLSNLSETTENAQFHKCRIEIKRLRYLSEIFGGGFSFAAAKKCFKKSKILQETFGSLQDADIWLGLLAHVKSGAEQKRIDKLQAKIYKKIYELRSEILDSKPKILKSLTKLSHGLKIYYI